A genome region from Streptomyces sp. S4.7 includes the following:
- a CDS encoding family 16 glycoside hydrolase produces the protein MDQRPSRRLRRCLLSLLAVSFLTTGLVSTPAAAEPVARELPPQEPGVTLRVFDVQVPLDKICTLKPGQTPNVDKLMPTIDWSSTEDFGGIGDNFVSQVIGNIDVPQDGSYNFRLTSDDGSRLLIDDKVAIDHDGLHGADPKDGSVNLTAGHHALRIDHFDRTGGQNITLAWQPPGASGFAVVPNSVLSTDADVVRVTAPGRKECEGVKDSPGDGLPLTDVHPNYTLTDLRPSGFEPQVTAMDWLPDGRLAVTTWGGTDNETGEVYLLSDVTGSTGPEKVKAKKVAEGLKEPQGIKYVDGSLYVSQKDELTELQDTDGDDVTDTYRKVATWPFGGNFHEFAFGLLYKDGFFYLNLSVSINLGGATTDPQPAKNRGSTIKVNKETGEVSYVAGGLRTPNGIGWGPEGDIFVTDNQGGWLPSSKLVHVKQDRFFNHYTNPAGPFDTQPVTKPVLWLPQNEIANSPSTPLLLEEGPFAGQMVFGDVTYGGLQRGYLEKVKGEYQGAVFRMTQGLEAGVNRISMGPDGAIYAGGLGAGGNWGQEGKLSYGLQKLTPNGDKAFDILAMRAKPGGFELEYTKPLSAETIAELVDRYEVEQWYYAPTPDYGGPKIDEETLKIQSATVSADGKKVTLAIDGLKSNRVVHVRSPRPFSAEGGETLWSTEAWYTLNSLVGAEEPTKTLYEAEEAALTGGARVDTEHAGHSGGGFVDSYGTQGATTTFDVRTTRAGKYDVALRYANGPNPFVGDKTVSLYLNGRKMKQTVLPSTGKWDGWATVTESLPLSRGANTIAYRYDSGDTGHVNLDLITVHPKDSRITLFDGKDRSQWQHTDGSDVRWPLADDGAMEVCCGDIRTKQSFQDFKLHIEFRVPQLPPDVTGQDRGNSGVYLQERYEVQILDSFGKEQLADNDAAAIYLKKAADLNASTAPETWQTYEITFRAARFGADGKKTEDARVSVVWNGKTVHDDVAVNGPTGAGAPETTASGAIRLQDHGNKVRYRNIWIEPTA, from the coding sequence ATGGATCAAAGACCGAGCCGCCGGCTGCGCAGATGTCTGCTCAGCCTGCTCGCCGTCTCGTTCCTCACCACCGGTCTCGTATCGACTCCGGCCGCCGCCGAGCCCGTCGCCCGTGAACTGCCCCCGCAGGAGCCGGGCGTCACGCTGCGTGTGTTCGACGTGCAGGTGCCGCTGGACAAGATCTGCACCCTGAAGCCCGGCCAGACCCCGAACGTGGACAAGTTGATGCCCACCATCGACTGGTCGTCGACCGAGGACTTCGGTGGGATCGGGGACAATTTCGTGTCCCAGGTCATCGGCAACATCGACGTCCCGCAGGACGGTTCCTACAACTTCCGGCTGACCAGTGACGACGGTTCACGTCTGCTGATCGACGACAAGGTCGCCATCGACCACGACGGTCTGCACGGCGCCGACCCCAAGGACGGCAGCGTCAACCTGACGGCCGGTCACCACGCCCTGCGGATCGACCACTTCGACCGCACCGGCGGCCAGAACATCACTCTCGCCTGGCAGCCCCCGGGAGCCTCCGGCTTCGCCGTCGTGCCCAACTCCGTGCTCAGCACGGACGCCGACGTCGTACGTGTTACGGCGCCCGGCCGCAAGGAGTGCGAGGGCGTCAAGGACTCCCCCGGCGACGGTCTGCCCCTGACCGACGTGCACCCCAACTACACGCTCACCGATCTGCGGCCGAGCGGCTTCGAGCCGCAGGTCACGGCGATGGACTGGCTGCCCGACGGCCGGCTCGCCGTCACCACCTGGGGTGGTACGGACAACGAGACGGGCGAGGTCTACCTCCTCAGCGATGTCACGGGCAGCACCGGGCCGGAGAAGGTCAAGGCCAAGAAGGTGGCCGAGGGCCTCAAGGAGCCGCAGGGAATCAAGTACGTCGACGGCTCGCTGTACGTGTCGCAGAAGGACGAGCTGACGGAGCTTCAGGACACCGACGGCGACGACGTCACGGACACCTACCGGAAGGTCGCGACCTGGCCGTTCGGCGGGAACTTCCACGAGTTCGCGTTCGGTCTGCTCTACAAGGACGGCTTCTTCTATCTGAACCTGTCGGTCTCGATCAACCTGGGCGGGGCGACCACGGACCCGCAGCCCGCGAAGAACCGCGGTTCCACCATTAAGGTGAACAAGGAGACCGGCGAGGTCAGTTATGTCGCAGGCGGCCTCCGTACCCCCAACGGCATCGGCTGGGGTCCCGAGGGCGACATCTTCGTGACCGACAACCAGGGCGGCTGGCTGCCCTCGTCGAAGCTCGTCCACGTCAAGCAGGACCGCTTCTTCAACCACTACACGAACCCCGCCGGCCCCTTCGACACCCAGCCGGTCACCAAGCCCGTGCTGTGGCTGCCGCAGAACGAGATCGCCAACTCCCCCAGCACACCGCTGCTGTTGGAGGAGGGACCGTTCGCCGGACAGATGGTCTTCGGTGACGTCACGTACGGCGGTCTCCAGCGCGGGTACCTGGAGAAGGTCAAGGGCGAGTACCAGGGCGCCGTCTTCCGTATGACCCAGGGCCTCGAAGCCGGCGTCAACCGCATCAGCATGGGCCCGGACGGTGCCATCTACGCGGGCGGTCTGGGCGCCGGCGGCAACTGGGGCCAGGAGGGCAAACTCTCCTACGGCCTCCAGAAGTTGACGCCCAACGGCGACAAGGCGTTCGACATCCTGGCGATGCGTGCCAAGCCGGGAGGCTTCGAGCTCGAATACACCAAGCCGCTCTCCGCCGAGACCATCGCCGAACTCGTCGACCGCTACGAGGTCGAGCAGTGGTACTACGCGCCGACGCCCGACTACGGCGGCCCCAAGATCGACGAGGAGACGCTGAAGATCCAGTCGGCCACCGTGTCCGCCGACGGCAAGAAGGTCACCCTCGCGATCGACGGACTCAAGTCCAACCGCGTGGTGCACGTGCGTTCGCCCCGGCCGTTCAGCGCCGAGGGCGGCGAGACGCTGTGGAGCACCGAGGCCTGGTACACCCTCAACTCGCTCGTCGGGGCCGAGGAGCCGACGAAGACGCTGTACGAGGCGGAGGAGGCGGCGCTGACCGGCGGCGCGCGGGTCGACACCGAGCACGCGGGCCACTCGGGCGGCGGCTTCGTGGACAGTTACGGGACGCAGGGCGCCACCACCACGTTCGATGTGCGGACGACGCGGGCCGGCAAGTACGACGTGGCGCTGCGCTACGCCAACGGCCCGAATCCCTTCGTCGGCGACAAGACGGTGAGCCTCTACCTCAACGGCCGCAAGATGAAACAGACGGTCCTGCCGAGCACCGGGAAGTGGGACGGCTGGGCGACGGTGACGGAGTCACTGCCGCTGAGCCGCGGGGCCAACACCATCGCGTACCGCTACGACAGCGGTGACACCGGCCATGTCAATCTCGACCTGATCACCGTCCATCCCAAGGACAGCCGCATCACGCTGTTCGACGGGAAGGACCGGTCGCAGTGGCAGCACACCGACGGCAGCGACGTCCGCTGGCCGCTGGCCGACGACGGCGCGATGGAGGTCTGCTGCGGTGACATCCGCACCAAACAGTCGTTCCAGGACTTCAAGTTGCACATCGAGTTCCGGGTACCGCAACTGCCACCGGATGTGACCGGCCAGGACCGCGGGAACAGCGGTGTGTATCTCCAGGAGCGGTACGAGGTCCAGATCCTGGACTCGTTCGGCAAGGAGCAGTTGGCCGACAACGACGCGGCCGCGATCTATCTGAAGAAGGCGGCGGATCTCAACGCGTCGACCGCGCCGGAGACGTGGCAGACGTACGAGATCACGTTCCGCGCCGCCCGCTTCGGCGCCGACGGGAAGAAGACCGAGGACGCCCGCGTCAGCGTGGTGTGGAACGGCAAGACCGTCCACGACGACGTGGCCGTCAACGGTCCGACGGGTGCCGGCGCTCCGGAGACCACGGCCTCGGGCGCCATCCGCCTCCAGGACCACGGGAACAAGGTGCGTTACCGCAACATCTGGATCGAGCCGACGGCCTAG
- a CDS encoding alcohol dehydrogenase catalytic domain-containing protein has product MSSRAVVVDRPGTHRLVEGERPVPGPGEVLVKVAAAGICLSDREVYAGHRDPGYVRYPVTPGHEWSGTVESVGEGGDPALVGRRTVAEGFRACGVCDRCRAGDTSLCAGGYDETGFTRPGAFADHVTVPARLLHPLADDADLRAAALLEPAAVVAGAVRAGCPEPGERIAVVGAGTLGLLAVQFLAAYAPGELTVIEPRTARAALAPAFGAHEVIGPTAAEHRRGHYDLVLETAGAPTTAASSCLLARRGGRVVLTGMFAAGATGIDPVHLSLSQLTVRSVFGAPSAAWSFAVRAFTAGLLDPGPLITHEFPLERYAEAVALVGGGDPGTGKVLLRP; this is encoded by the coding sequence GTGAGCAGCCGCGCCGTCGTCGTGGACCGGCCCGGGACCCATCGGCTCGTCGAGGGCGAGCGGCCGGTCCCCGGCCCCGGCGAGGTGCTGGTGAAGGTCGCCGCCGCCGGGATCTGTCTGAGCGACCGCGAGGTGTACGCCGGCCACCGGGACCCCGGGTACGTCCGCTACCCCGTCACCCCCGGCCACGAATGGTCCGGGACGGTCGAGTCCGTGGGGGAGGGGGGCGACCCGGCGCTCGTCGGCAGGCGCACCGTCGCCGAGGGCTTCCGTGCCTGCGGCGTCTGCGACCGGTGCCGTGCCGGCGACACGTCGCTCTGCGCCGGCGGCTACGACGAGACGGGCTTCACCCGGCCCGGCGCGTTCGCCGACCATGTCACCGTCCCCGCACGGCTGTTGCACCCCCTGGCCGACGACGCCGACCTGCGCGCCGCCGCGCTCCTGGAGCCCGCCGCCGTCGTCGCCGGAGCCGTACGGGCCGGGTGCCCGGAGCCCGGTGAGCGGATCGCCGTGGTGGGCGCCGGCACGCTCGGCCTGCTCGCCGTACAGTTCCTCGCCGCGTACGCGCCCGGCGAACTGACCGTGATCGAACCGCGCACGGCCCGCGCCGCCCTGGCCCCCGCGTTCGGCGCGCACGAGGTCATCGGCCCCACGGCGGCCGAACACCGCCGGGGCCACTACGACCTGGTACTGGAGACGGCCGGCGCGCCCACCACCGCGGCCTCCTCCTGCCTGCTGGCGCGGCGCGGCGGCCGGGTCGTCCTCACCGGGATGTTCGCGGCCGGCGCGACCGGGATCGACCCGGTCCATCTGTCGCTGAGCCAGCTGACCGTACGCAGCGTCTTCGGCGCCCCGTCCGCCGCCTGGTCCTTCGCCGTACGCGCCTTCACGGCCGGCCTGCTCGATCCCGGTCCGCTGATCACCCACGAGTTCCCGCTGGAGCGGTACGCCGAGGCGGTCGCGCTCGTCGGCGGCGGCGACCCCGGTACGGGGAAGGTGCTGCTGCGCCCTTGA
- a CDS encoding mandelate racemase/muconate lactonizing enzyme family protein — protein MRITGISTHVVGTPWRNLTYVLVHTDEGLTGVGETRMLGRTDALVGYLREAEANHIAGSDPFAVEDLVRRMKYGDYGRAGEIVMSGIAVVEMACWDIKGKALGVPVWQLLGGKVTDRVKAYANGWYTTERTPQAYHQAAKAVVARGYRALKIDPFGTGHFELDRAGTGYAVSLIEAVRDAIGPDTELMLEMHGRFSPATAVRLARELAPYDPAWLEEPVPPENLQALSKVAGKVDIPVATGERIHDRIEFRELFASQAADIIQPDVGHIGGILETRKLAATAETHYVLVAPHNVGGSVLTAASLQLAACTPNFKILEHFNDFADAEIKKIVTGAPEVDPETGCFEISHAPGLGVEFDADAAAEFPQQQARFDLWAEGWEKRGPKAAR, from the coding sequence GTGCGCATCACGGGAATCAGCACCCATGTCGTCGGTACGCCCTGGCGTAACCTCACCTACGTTCTCGTCCATACCGACGAGGGGCTGACCGGCGTCGGCGAGACGCGGATGCTGGGCCGGACCGACGCGCTGGTGGGCTATCTGCGTGAGGCCGAGGCCAACCACATCGCCGGCTCCGATCCGTTCGCCGTCGAGGACCTGGTCCGCCGGATGAAGTACGGCGACTACGGGCGGGCCGGCGAGATCGTGATGTCGGGCATCGCCGTGGTGGAGATGGCGTGCTGGGACATCAAGGGCAAGGCACTGGGCGTCCCGGTCTGGCAGTTGCTCGGCGGGAAGGTCACCGACCGCGTCAAGGCGTACGCGAACGGCTGGTACACCACGGAGCGCACCCCGCAGGCTTACCACCAGGCCGCGAAAGCGGTCGTGGCGCGCGGCTACCGCGCCCTGAAGATAGACCCGTTCGGCACCGGCCACTTCGAACTGGACCGGGCCGGCACCGGCTACGCGGTGTCGCTCATCGAGGCGGTGCGGGACGCGATCGGCCCCGACACCGAGCTGATGCTGGAGATGCACGGACGGTTCAGTCCGGCGACCGCCGTACGGCTGGCGCGCGAACTGGCCCCGTACGACCCGGCGTGGCTGGAGGAGCCCGTACCGCCGGAGAACCTTCAGGCGCTGAGCAAGGTCGCCGGGAAGGTGGACATCCCCGTGGCGACCGGCGAACGCATCCACGACCGCATCGAGTTCCGTGAGCTGTTCGCCTCGCAGGCCGCCGACATCATCCAGCCGGACGTCGGCCACATCGGCGGGATCCTGGAGACAAGGAAGCTCGCGGCGACCGCCGAGACGCACTACGTGCTGGTGGCCCCGCACAACGTCGGCGGCTCCGTGCTGACGGCCGCCAGCCTCCAACTGGCGGCCTGTACACCGAACTTCAAGATCCTGGAGCACTTCAACGACTTCGCCGACGCGGAGATCAAGAAGATCGTCACGGGCGCGCCCGAGGTCGACCCGGAGACGGGATGCTTCGAGATCTCCCACGCGCCAGGTCTCGGCGTCGAGTTCGACGCCGACGCGGCGGCCGAATTCCCGCAGCAGCAGGCCCGGTTCGACCTCTGGGCCGAGGGCTGGGAGAAGCGCGGCCCCAAGGCGGCACGGTGA
- a CDS encoding IclR family transcriptional regulator, whose translation MGRLVPAVTRAFDILELFLEGDGKLSAPDVIRRLGLPRTTVHELLTTLAARSYLEAIPEQQGRYRLGVRAYQLGSRYAEQLDLAAEGGLVARDIAETCDETVHVAILEDLDVIYIAKVDSTHTVRMVSAAGRRLPAHCTSVGKMLLASLPEPELDARLTGSELSAMTANSITDPAVLRAALAEIRRRGIAVEHRESNSDVSCVAAPVRDRRGQVVAALSISVPMIRWTESREAELGHLASKGAEALSARLGHRSD comes from the coding sequence ATGGGGCGACTGGTCCCCGCGGTGACGCGGGCGTTCGACATTCTCGAACTGTTCCTGGAGGGCGACGGAAAGCTCTCCGCGCCCGATGTCATCCGCCGGCTCGGCCTGCCGCGCACCACGGTCCACGAACTGCTCACCACCCTCGCCGCGCGCTCCTACCTGGAGGCGATCCCCGAGCAGCAGGGCCGGTACCGGCTCGGTGTGCGCGCCTACCAGCTCGGCAGCCGTTACGCGGAACAGCTCGACCTCGCCGCCGAGGGCGGGCTGGTGGCGCGGGACATCGCGGAGACCTGCGACGAGACGGTGCATGTCGCGATCCTCGAAGACCTCGACGTCATCTACATCGCGAAGGTGGACTCGACGCACACGGTCCGGATGGTCTCGGCCGCCGGCCGCCGACTGCCGGCGCACTGCACCTCGGTGGGCAAGATGCTGCTGGCGTCACTGCCGGAGCCGGAACTCGATGCCCGGCTCACGGGCAGCGAGCTGTCCGCGATGACGGCGAACAGCATCACCGACCCGGCCGTGCTGCGGGCGGCCCTCGCCGAGATCCGGCGGCGCGGCATCGCGGTCGAGCACCGGGAGTCCAACTCGGACGTGAGCTGCGTGGCCGCGCCGGTGCGCGACCGCCGGGGCCAGGTGGTGGCCGCGCTCTCCATCTCCGTCCCGATGATCCGCTGGACGGAGTCCCGCGAGGCGGAGCTGGGGCACTTGGCATCGAAGGGCGCGGAGGCGCTGTCGGCCCGCCTGGGACACCGGTCCGACTAG
- a CDS encoding SPFH domain-containing protein, whose protein sequence is MADITKRPGWRHLRSAPTAHIRHHRRGRLVHDGPGLSFWFRALSAALSEVPVNDRELAMAFHARTADFQDVTVQATVTYRISDPALASARLDFSLDPDTGAWRGAPLEQISTLLTGTAQQHALDVLARTPLAAALSDGVAAVRDRIDAGLAAEPRLPATGLEVVTVRVVAVRPEAEVERALRTPAREQIQQEADRATYERRAVAVQRERAIAENELASQIELARQEEQLVEQRGTNARREAEESAAADAVRTEAEAERRVRLATADADAARRTGEARAAAQAQWLRVHGEADAATLRALAVERLAENLPRVDSVTVSPDVLTGLLAALGRQDGERA, encoded by the coding sequence ATGGCTGACATCACCAAGCGCCCCGGCTGGCGCCATCTCCGCTCCGCCCCCACCGCCCACATCCGTCACCACCGGCGGGGCCGGCTCGTCCACGACGGTCCGGGGCTGAGCTTCTGGTTCCGGGCGCTGTCCGCGGCGCTCTCCGAAGTGCCGGTCAACGACCGGGAACTGGCGATGGCCTTCCATGCCCGCACCGCCGACTTCCAGGACGTCACCGTCCAGGCCACCGTGACGTACCGGATCAGCGATCCCGCGCTCGCCTCGGCCCGGCTGGACTTCTCCCTCGACCCCGACACCGGCGCCTGGCGCGGCGCCCCGCTCGAACAGATCTCGACCCTGCTCACCGGGACGGCCCAGCAGCACGCGCTGGACGTCCTGGCCCGTACGCCCCTGGCCGCCGCGCTGTCCGACGGCGTCGCCGCCGTACGCGACCGGATCGACGCCGGGCTGGCGGCCGAACCCCGGCTCCCCGCCACGGGCCTTGAGGTGGTGACCGTGCGGGTCGTCGCCGTCCGGCCGGAGGCCGAGGTGGAGCGCGCGCTGCGCACACCGGCGCGCGAGCAGATCCAGCAGGAGGCGGACCGGGCGACCTACGAACGACGCGCCGTCGCGGTGCAGCGGGAGCGGGCCATCGCCGAGAACGAACTCGCCAGCCAGATCGAACTGGCCCGCCAGGAGGAGCAGTTGGTCGAGCAGCGCGGCACCAACGCCCGCCGCGAGGCCGAGGAGAGCGCGGCGGCCGACGCCGTACGCACGGAGGCCGAGGCGGAGCGTCGCGTCCGGCTGGCCACCGCGGACGCCGACGCGGCCCGCAGGACCGGCGAGGCACGGGCGGCGGCCCAGGCGCAGTGGCTGCGGGTGCACGGCGAGGCGGACGCGGCGACGCTGCGCGCGCTGGCCGTCGAGCGGCTCGCGGAGAATCTGCCGCGCGTCGACAGCGTCACCGTGTCCCCCGACGTGCTGACCGGTCTGCTGGCCGCACTCGGACGCCAGGACGGGGAGCGGGCGTGA